A single region of the Lotus japonicus ecotype B-129 chromosome 4, LjGifu_v1.2 genome encodes:
- the LOC130715273 gene encoding uncharacterized protein LOC130715273 → MNCLVLPVSLIRRRSTRYHPLTKDHEDKLDKELASHNAVMVVVGREKRVFLVDPFILQENPFRLLMDHTSMKMDQGDEENHHHLGFSTKQHGVVFIDVDAILFEHMLWLVHNDYSSLCKLNLKEIIDFYAQDI, encoded by the coding sequence ATGAATTGCTTGGTCTTGCCGGTATCATTGATCCGAAGACGCTCCACACGGTATCACCCCTTAACCAAAGATCATGAAGATAAGTTGGACAAAGAATTAGCATCCCACAACgctgtgatggtggtggtgggaagagAAAAGAGGGTGTTCCTCGTGGACCCTTTCATACTACAAGAGAATCCATTTCGGCTTTTGATGGATCACACCTCCATGAAGATGGATCAAGGGGATGAAGAGAATCATCATCATCTCGGTTTCTCAACAAAACAACATGGAGTGGTCTTTATTGATGTTGATGCCATTTTGTTCGAGCACATGTTGTGGCTTGTGCATAATGATTACTCTTCTTTGTGCAAACTCAATTTGAAGGAGATTATTGACTTCTATGCTCAGGATATATAA
- the LOC130712774 gene encoding uncharacterized protein LOC130712774, which translates to MSSQATSDSSPVTVTTPTTVAPVAPPAPPAKPDFHPALAVTNIRNHIPIMLDVETDRYGTWAELFRIHARSHRVLHYIVPAADKPPPPVTDPSYELWITLDATVLQWIYATISIDLMTTIMEPDSTALTAWTHLADIFQDNQNARDVTLEQEFSTVRMEAFPTIVAYCQRLKTLSDQLRDVGAPVNNHRLVLQLISGLTDAYKGVATLIRQSNPLPSFHQARSMLTLEEAGMAKMKPVEPHAAYVATQPCPSDASSQSSDRRSTNRSQSHNSKGRGGNRGNGGGSRSGTSQGSSPPMPPRPQYFPYQHWGWAPSPLAMPPCPYPTSQWTRPSAPPQQPGILGQRPQAYAASASPVPTDIATAMHTMTLAPPNNTWYMDTGASSHVAASPGNLKSYSNLSHLNQKLYVGSRQGIPIQGSGHTTLTSH; encoded by the coding sequence ATGTCTTCTCAAGCCACCTCGGACAGCTCACCTGTGACCGTCACCACTCCTACGACAGTCGCCCCGGTGGCTCCTCCTGCCCCGCCGGCCAAACCTGATTTTCATCCGGCGCTTGCTGTTACGAACATTAGGAATCACATTCCTATTATGCTTGATGTGGAGACTGATCGCTATGGCACCTGGGCGGAGCTTTTCCGCATTCATGCCCGTTCTCACCGAGTTCTACATTACATTGTTCCTGCTGCGGATAAGCCTCCTCCGCCTGTCACTGACCCTAGTTACGAGCTGTGGATTACTTTGGATGCCACGGTCCTTCAGTGGATTTATGCAACCATCTCTATTGACCTGATGACTACCATTATGGAGCCTGACTCCACTGCTCTCACTGCTTGGACGCATTTGGCTGATATTTTTCAGGATAATCAGAACGCTCGTGATGTCACTCTGGAGCAGGAGTTCTCTACTGTTCGCATGGAGGCATTTCCGACTATCGTCGCCTACTGTCAGCGTCTGAAGACGCTTTCTGACCAGCTCCGTGATGTCGGTGCTCCTGTGAACAATCACCGTCTGGTTTTGCAGCTCATCTCCGGCCTCACTGATGCTTACAAGGGTGTTGCTACTTTGATTCGTCAGAGCAACCCGCTCCCCTCCTTTCATCAGGCTCGCTCAATGCTTACCTTGGAGGAAGCCGGTATGGCTAAGATGAAACCTGTTGAACCTCATGCTGCCTATGTTGCTACTCAGCCATGTCCTTCCGATGCCTCTTCTCAGAGTTCTGATCGTCGGTCCACCAACCGTTCTCAATCCCACAACTCTAAGGGTCGTGGTGGGAATCGTGGCAACGGTGGGGGATCCCGCAGTGGCACCTCTCAGGGCTCCTCTCCTCCCATGCCACCTCGGCCGCAGTACTTTCCGTACCAGCATTGGGGATGGGCCCCATCTCCATTGGCCATGCCTCCGTGCCCGTACCCTACCTCTCAGTGGACTCGTCCGTCTGCTCCTCCTCAACAGCCTGGCATTTTGGGCCAGCGACCTCAGGCTTATGCTGCTTCAGCCTCACCCGTGCCGACTGATATTGCCACTGCCATGCACACCATGACACTTGCTCCTCCGAACAACACCTGGTACATGGACACTGGAGCATCATCTCATGTTGCAGCATCACCAGGTAATCTCAAgtcttattctaatttgagTCATCTTAATCAAAAACTGTATGTTGGTAGCAGACAGGGTATTCCAATTCAAGGTTCTGGACACACAACCCTCACAAGCCATTGA